In a genomic window of Gavia stellata isolate bGavSte3 chromosome 30, bGavSte3.hap2, whole genome shotgun sequence:
- the RNPEP gene encoding aminopeptidase B, whose amino-acid sequence MAAAASRDAASASSAGAWALRHLHLSLRVTFAAAGAGRLRGTARLELRCAREGAGPLRLDAHPSLTVRRVALLPPPGAPGTPGGQPLPAESRPFASYGSALHIALPQPPRAGQLLTLEVDYEAGDGPGVCWLAPEQTAGKQKPYMYTQGQAVLNRSFFPGFDTPSVKCTYSATVKVPEGFTAVMSATSWEKQKDNTFVFKMSQPIPSYLIALAVGDIVSADVGPRSRVWAEPCLIEAAKKEYDGVIEEFLVVGEKLFGPYVWGRYDILFMPPSFPFGGMENPCLTFVTPCLLAGDRSLVDVIIHEISHSWFGNLVTNATWGEFWLNEGFTMYAQRRISTEVYGLAYTCLEAATGRALLRQHMDNTGEDHPLNKLRVVIEPGVNPDDTYNETPYEKGYCFVSYLAHLVGDQSKFDAFLQAYVNRFKFQSITADDALGFFLEYFPELKEKGVDSIPGFEFDRWLNTPGWPPYLPDLSPGEQLMKPADELAELWAADGLNMEAIEAVDVTAWRTYQLVYFLDQVLQKSPLPEGNVERLSKMYPKISKAQNAELRLRWCQIILKNNLEAEYSKVKDFLHSQGKQKYTLPLYRAMWDGSESARALAMETFSATAPQLHVNVQNYVKKILGLQVVED is encoded by the exons atggcggcggcggcgagccGGGACGCGGCCTCGGCCAGCAGCGCGGGCGCGTGGGCGCTGCGGCACCTGCACCTCTCTCTGCGCGTGACCTtcgcggcggcgggcgcggggcggctgCGCGGGACGGCGCGGCTCGAGCTGCGCTGCGCGCGCGAGGGCGCGGGGCCGCTGCGGCTGGACGCGCACCCCAGCCTGACCGTGCGCCGCGTCGcgctcctgcctccccccggcgcccccgggacccccggcgGGCAGCCGCTGCCCGCGGAGAGCCGCCCCTTCGCCAGCTACGGCAGCGCCCTGCACAtcgccctgccccagcccccgCGCGCCGGGCAGCTCCTCACGCTCGAGGTCGACTACGAGGCGGGCGATGGGCCCGGG GTGTGCTGGCTCGCCCCCGAGCAGACGGCGGGGAAGCAGAAGCCCTACATGTACACGCAGGGCCAGGCCGTCCTCAACAGGTCCTTCTTCCCCGGCTTCGACACCCCGTCGGTCAAGTGCACCTATTCCGCCACCGTGAAG GTCCCTGAGGGTTTCACAGCTGTGATGAGTGCCACgagctgggagaagcagaaggatAACACCTTCGTCTTCAAGATGTCCCAGCCAATCCCATCGTACCTGATTGCTCTGGCTGTTGGGGACATTGTGTCTGCTGACGTTGGCCCAAG GAGTCGTGTctgggcagagccctgcctgatCGAGGCTGCAAAGAAGGAGTACGATGGGGTGATTGAGGAGTTCCTGGTGGTTGGAGAGAAGCTCTTTGGACCTTATGTTTGGGGCAG GTATGACATCCTGTTCATGCCGCCCTCCTTCCCCTTCGGCGGGATGGAGAATCCCTGCCTCACCTTCGTGACGCCCTGCCTGCTGGCCGGGGACCGCTCTCTGGTGGACGTCATCATCCACGAGATCTCCCATAGCTGGTTTGGCAACCTGGTCACCAACGCCACGTGGGGCGAGTTTTGGCTGAACGAGGGCTTCACCATGTACGCCCAGAGGCGCATTTCCACCGAGGTCTACG GTTTGGCGTACACCTGCCTGGAGGCTGCGACGGGAAGGGCCCTCCTGCGCCAGCACATGGACAACACGGGGGAGGACCATCCGCTCAACAAGCTGCGGGTGGTCATCGAGCCAG gtGTCAATCCGGATGACACATACAACGAAACGCCCTACGAGAAGGGGTACTGCTTCGTGAGCTACTTGGCCCATCTCGTGGGGGACCAGAGCAAGTTCGATGCCTTCCTCCAG GCCTACGTGAACCGTTTCAAGTTCCAGAGCATCACGGCGGACGACGCCCTTGGTTTCTTCCTGGAGTACTTCCCGGAGCTGAAGGAGAAAGGCGTCGACTCCATCCCAG GCTTTGAGTTCGACCGCTGGCTGAACACGCCGGGCTGGCCACCCTACCTGCCCGACCTCTCGCCGGGGGAGCAGCTGATGAAGCCGGCAGATGAGCTAGCAGAGCTCTGGGCAGCTGATGGCTTGAACATGGAGGCGATTGAAGCCGTGGACGTCACGGCCTGGAGGACGTACCAGCTGGTCTACTTCCTGGATCAGGTCCTGCAGAAATCCCCCCTGCCAGAAG GTAACGTGGAGAGGCTGAGCAAGATGTACCCGAAGATCTCCAAGGCCCAGAACGCTGAGCTGCGACTCCGCTGGTGCCAGATCATCCTCAAGAACAACCTCGAGGCCGAGTACAGCAAGGTCAAGGACTTCCTCCATAGCCAG ggaaagcagaagTACACCCTGCCCCTCTACCGCGCCATGTGGGACGGGTCAGAGTCAGCCCGGGCCCTGGCCATGGAGACCTTCTCAGCTACGGCGCCCCAGCTCCATGTCAACGTCCAGAACTACGTCAAGAAGATCCTGGGCTTGCAAGTGGTGGAGGACTAG